Proteins co-encoded in one Carassius gibelio isolate Cgi1373 ecotype wild population from Czech Republic chromosome A15, carGib1.2-hapl.c, whole genome shotgun sequence genomic window:
- the arfip2a gene encoding arfaptin-2a isoform X1, with translation MTDSILSKAATMEIPINSNGDSRTAEDDSLEQGAQIGGSLDEIVGTLPVNMDLQQVMVSGPNLNETSIVSGGYGGAAEGIIPTSSIKGPAIHVNPEYFDRRCGNAPKPDIRFKSRGITPSHSATSWIAHQPGHYPAPSMHHSNSHPSMMSEEAAKGVAVEKFDSVKKWSINTYKCTKQMFSERFGRGTKTVDMELEAQIDVLRETKMKYEHILRLARELTNHFYNMVQTQQALGDTFADLSQKSPELQDEFGFNAETQRLLCKNGETLLGAINFFVSSINTLVNKTMEDTLMTIKMYENARLEFDAYRADLEELSVGPRDAAAMVRIEMAQQQYQIHKDKYERLHSDVSIKLKFLEENKVKVMHKQLLLFHNAVSAYFAGNQQQLEQTLRQFNVKLKPPGSDKPSWLEEQ, from the exons ATGACAGATAGTATTTTGAGCAAAGCTGCCACTATGGAAATCCCCATCAACAGCAATGGGGACAGCAGGACGGCAGAGGATGACAGTCTTGAGCAG GGAGCACAGATTGGTGGGAGCTTAGATGAAATTGTAGGCACACTGCCAGTGAACATG GACTTGCAGCAGGTGATGGTGTCTGGACCAAACCTGAATGAAACCAGTATTGTGTCTGGAGGCTACGGAGGGGCAGCAGAGGGCATCATACCCACCAGTTCCATCAAAG GACCAGCTATACATGTAAACCCGGAGTATTTTGACAGAAGATGTGGCAACGCGCCCAAACCAG ACATCCGCTTCAAATCCAGGGGCATCACTCCCAGTCATTCAGCCACCAGTTGGATAGCACACCAGCCAGGACATTACCCAG CTCCCAGCATGCACCACAGCAATAGCCACCCATCCATGATGTCAGAGGAGGCCGCAAAAGGAGTAGCTGTAGAGAAATTTGACAGCGTGAAAAAGTGGAGCATTAACACGTACAAG TGCACAAAACAGATGTTTTCGGAGCGCTTCGGTCGTGGAACGAAGACTGTGGACATGGAGCTTGAGGCTCAGATCGATGTGCTAAGAGAGACTAAAATGAAGTACGAGCATATTCTGAGACTAGCACGTGAGCTCACCAACCACTTCTACAACATGGTGCAGACTCAGCAGGCTCTCGGAGACACCTTTGCTGATCTTAGCCAGAAATCACCAGAATTGCAG GATGAGTTTGGCTTTAATGCAGAGACACAAAGACTGCTATGCAAGAATGGAGAGACGCTCCTGGGTGCCATCAATTTCTTTGTGTCCAGCATTAATACACTAGTCAACAAAACCATGGAGGACACACTCATGACCATCAAGATGTATGAGAATGCAAG GCTGGAGTTTGATGCCTACAGGGCCGACCTGGAGGAGTTGAGCGTGGGTCCGCGGGACGCTGCAGCCATGGTGCGCATTGAGATGGCTCAACAGCAGTACCAGATCCATAAAGACAAGTATGAGCGACTGCACAGTGATGTCAGCATCAAACTCAAGTTCTTGGAGGAAAATAAG GTAAAGGTGATGCACAAACAGCTCCTACTGTTTCATAATGCTGTCTCTGCATATTTTGCTGGAAACCAGCAGCAGCTGGAACAGACTCTCAGACAGTTCAATGTGAAATTGAAGCCACCAGGTTCTGACAAGCCATCGTGGCTTGAGGAACAGTGA
- the arfip2a gene encoding arfaptin-2a isoform X2: protein MTDSILSKAATMEIPINSNGDSRTAEDDSLEQDLQQVMVSGPNLNETSIVSGGYGGAAEGIIPTSSIKGPAIHVNPEYFDRRCGNAPKPDIRFKSRGITPSHSATSWIAHQPGHYPAPSMHHSNSHPSMMSEEAAKGVAVEKFDSVKKWSINTYKCTKQMFSERFGRGTKTVDMELEAQIDVLRETKMKYEHILRLARELTNHFYNMVQTQQALGDTFADLSQKSPELQDEFGFNAETQRLLCKNGETLLGAINFFVSSINTLVNKTMEDTLMTIKMYENARLEFDAYRADLEELSVGPRDAAAMVRIEMAQQQYQIHKDKYERLHSDVSIKLKFLEENKVKVMHKQLLLFHNAVSAYFAGNQQQLEQTLRQFNVKLKPPGSDKPSWLEEQ from the exons ATGACAGATAGTATTTTGAGCAAAGCTGCCACTATGGAAATCCCCATCAACAGCAATGGGGACAGCAGGACGGCAGAGGATGACAGTCTTGAGCAG GACTTGCAGCAGGTGATGGTGTCTGGACCAAACCTGAATGAAACCAGTATTGTGTCTGGAGGCTACGGAGGGGCAGCAGAGGGCATCATACCCACCAGTTCCATCAAAG GACCAGCTATACATGTAAACCCGGAGTATTTTGACAGAAGATGTGGCAACGCGCCCAAACCAG ACATCCGCTTCAAATCCAGGGGCATCACTCCCAGTCATTCAGCCACCAGTTGGATAGCACACCAGCCAGGACATTACCCAG CTCCCAGCATGCACCACAGCAATAGCCACCCATCCATGATGTCAGAGGAGGCCGCAAAAGGAGTAGCTGTAGAGAAATTTGACAGCGTGAAAAAGTGGAGCATTAACACGTACAAG TGCACAAAACAGATGTTTTCGGAGCGCTTCGGTCGTGGAACGAAGACTGTGGACATGGAGCTTGAGGCTCAGATCGATGTGCTAAGAGAGACTAAAATGAAGTACGAGCATATTCTGAGACTAGCACGTGAGCTCACCAACCACTTCTACAACATGGTGCAGACTCAGCAGGCTCTCGGAGACACCTTTGCTGATCTTAGCCAGAAATCACCAGAATTGCAG GATGAGTTTGGCTTTAATGCAGAGACACAAAGACTGCTATGCAAGAATGGAGAGACGCTCCTGGGTGCCATCAATTTCTTTGTGTCCAGCATTAATACACTAGTCAACAAAACCATGGAGGACACACTCATGACCATCAAGATGTATGAGAATGCAAG GCTGGAGTTTGATGCCTACAGGGCCGACCTGGAGGAGTTGAGCGTGGGTCCGCGGGACGCTGCAGCCATGGTGCGCATTGAGATGGCTCAACAGCAGTACCAGATCCATAAAGACAAGTATGAGCGACTGCACAGTGATGTCAGCATCAAACTCAAGTTCTTGGAGGAAAATAAG GTAAAGGTGATGCACAAACAGCTCCTACTGTTTCATAATGCTGTCTCTGCATATTTTGCTGGAAACCAGCAGCAGCTGGAACAGACTCTCAGACAGTTCAATGTGAAATTGAAGCCACCAGGTTCTGACAAGCCATCGTGGCTTGAGGAACAGTGA
- the arfip2a gene encoding arfaptin-2a isoform X3, protein MTDSILSKAATMEIPINSNGDSRTAEDDSLEQGAQIGGSLDEIVGTLPVNMDLQQVMVSGPNLNETSIVSGGYGGAAEGIIPTSSIKDIRFKSRGITPSHSATSWIAHQPGHYPAPSMHHSNSHPSMMSEEAAKGVAVEKFDSVKKWSINTYKCTKQMFSERFGRGTKTVDMELEAQIDVLRETKMKYEHILRLARELTNHFYNMVQTQQALGDTFADLSQKSPELQDEFGFNAETQRLLCKNGETLLGAINFFVSSINTLVNKTMEDTLMTIKMYENARLEFDAYRADLEELSVGPRDAAAMVRIEMAQQQYQIHKDKYERLHSDVSIKLKFLEENKVKVMHKQLLLFHNAVSAYFAGNQQQLEQTLRQFNVKLKPPGSDKPSWLEEQ, encoded by the exons ATGACAGATAGTATTTTGAGCAAAGCTGCCACTATGGAAATCCCCATCAACAGCAATGGGGACAGCAGGACGGCAGAGGATGACAGTCTTGAGCAG GGAGCACAGATTGGTGGGAGCTTAGATGAAATTGTAGGCACACTGCCAGTGAACATG GACTTGCAGCAGGTGATGGTGTCTGGACCAAACCTGAATGAAACCAGTATTGTGTCTGGAGGCTACGGAGGGGCAGCAGAGGGCATCATACCCACCAGTTCCATCAAAG ACATCCGCTTCAAATCCAGGGGCATCACTCCCAGTCATTCAGCCACCAGTTGGATAGCACACCAGCCAGGACATTACCCAG CTCCCAGCATGCACCACAGCAATAGCCACCCATCCATGATGTCAGAGGAGGCCGCAAAAGGAGTAGCTGTAGAGAAATTTGACAGCGTGAAAAAGTGGAGCATTAACACGTACAAG TGCACAAAACAGATGTTTTCGGAGCGCTTCGGTCGTGGAACGAAGACTGTGGACATGGAGCTTGAGGCTCAGATCGATGTGCTAAGAGAGACTAAAATGAAGTACGAGCATATTCTGAGACTAGCACGTGAGCTCACCAACCACTTCTACAACATGGTGCAGACTCAGCAGGCTCTCGGAGACACCTTTGCTGATCTTAGCCAGAAATCACCAGAATTGCAG GATGAGTTTGGCTTTAATGCAGAGACACAAAGACTGCTATGCAAGAATGGAGAGACGCTCCTGGGTGCCATCAATTTCTTTGTGTCCAGCATTAATACACTAGTCAACAAAACCATGGAGGACACACTCATGACCATCAAGATGTATGAGAATGCAAG GCTGGAGTTTGATGCCTACAGGGCCGACCTGGAGGAGTTGAGCGTGGGTCCGCGGGACGCTGCAGCCATGGTGCGCATTGAGATGGCTCAACAGCAGTACCAGATCCATAAAGACAAGTATGAGCGACTGCACAGTGATGTCAGCATCAAACTCAAGTTCTTGGAGGAAAATAAG GTAAAGGTGATGCACAAACAGCTCCTACTGTTTCATAATGCTGTCTCTGCATATTTTGCTGGAAACCAGCAGCAGCTGGAACAGACTCTCAGACAGTTCAATGTGAAATTGAAGCCACCAGGTTCTGACAAGCCATCGTGGCTTGAGGAACAGTGA
- the arfip2a gene encoding arfaptin-2a isoform X6 encodes MTDSILSKAATMEIPINSNGDSRTAEDDSLEQDLQQVMVSGPNLNETSIVSGGYGGAAEGIIPTSSIKAPSMHHSNSHPSMMSEEAAKGVAVEKFDSVKKWSINTYKCTKQMFSERFGRGTKTVDMELEAQIDVLRETKMKYEHILRLARELTNHFYNMVQTQQALGDTFADLSQKSPELQDEFGFNAETQRLLCKNGETLLGAINFFVSSINTLVNKTMEDTLMTIKMYENARLEFDAYRADLEELSVGPRDAAAMVRIEMAQQQYQIHKDKYERLHSDVSIKLKFLEENKVKVMHKQLLLFHNAVSAYFAGNQQQLEQTLRQFNVKLKPPGSDKPSWLEEQ; translated from the exons ATGACAGATAGTATTTTGAGCAAAGCTGCCACTATGGAAATCCCCATCAACAGCAATGGGGACAGCAGGACGGCAGAGGATGACAGTCTTGAGCAG GACTTGCAGCAGGTGATGGTGTCTGGACCAAACCTGAATGAAACCAGTATTGTGTCTGGAGGCTACGGAGGGGCAGCAGAGGGCATCATACCCACCAGTTCCATCAAAG CTCCCAGCATGCACCACAGCAATAGCCACCCATCCATGATGTCAGAGGAGGCCGCAAAAGGAGTAGCTGTAGAGAAATTTGACAGCGTGAAAAAGTGGAGCATTAACACGTACAAG TGCACAAAACAGATGTTTTCGGAGCGCTTCGGTCGTGGAACGAAGACTGTGGACATGGAGCTTGAGGCTCAGATCGATGTGCTAAGAGAGACTAAAATGAAGTACGAGCATATTCTGAGACTAGCACGTGAGCTCACCAACCACTTCTACAACATGGTGCAGACTCAGCAGGCTCTCGGAGACACCTTTGCTGATCTTAGCCAGAAATCACCAGAATTGCAG GATGAGTTTGGCTTTAATGCAGAGACACAAAGACTGCTATGCAAGAATGGAGAGACGCTCCTGGGTGCCATCAATTTCTTTGTGTCCAGCATTAATACACTAGTCAACAAAACCATGGAGGACACACTCATGACCATCAAGATGTATGAGAATGCAAG GCTGGAGTTTGATGCCTACAGGGCCGACCTGGAGGAGTTGAGCGTGGGTCCGCGGGACGCTGCAGCCATGGTGCGCATTGAGATGGCTCAACAGCAGTACCAGATCCATAAAGACAAGTATGAGCGACTGCACAGTGATGTCAGCATCAAACTCAAGTTCTTGGAGGAAAATAAG GTAAAGGTGATGCACAAACAGCTCCTACTGTTTCATAATGCTGTCTCTGCATATTTTGCTGGAAACCAGCAGCAGCTGGAACAGACTCTCAGACAGTTCAATGTGAAATTGAAGCCACCAGGTTCTGACAAGCCATCGTGGCTTGAGGAACAGTGA
- the arfip2a gene encoding arfaptin-2a isoform X5 has product MTDSILSKAATMEIPINSNGDSRTAEDDSLEQGAQIGGSLDEIVGTLPVNMDLQQVMVSGPNLNETSIVSGGYGGAAEGIIPTSSIKAPSMHHSNSHPSMMSEEAAKGVAVEKFDSVKKWSINTYKCTKQMFSERFGRGTKTVDMELEAQIDVLRETKMKYEHILRLARELTNHFYNMVQTQQALGDTFADLSQKSPELQDEFGFNAETQRLLCKNGETLLGAINFFVSSINTLVNKTMEDTLMTIKMYENARLEFDAYRADLEELSVGPRDAAAMVRIEMAQQQYQIHKDKYERLHSDVSIKLKFLEENKVKVMHKQLLLFHNAVSAYFAGNQQQLEQTLRQFNVKLKPPGSDKPSWLEEQ; this is encoded by the exons ATGACAGATAGTATTTTGAGCAAAGCTGCCACTATGGAAATCCCCATCAACAGCAATGGGGACAGCAGGACGGCAGAGGATGACAGTCTTGAGCAG GGAGCACAGATTGGTGGGAGCTTAGATGAAATTGTAGGCACACTGCCAGTGAACATG GACTTGCAGCAGGTGATGGTGTCTGGACCAAACCTGAATGAAACCAGTATTGTGTCTGGAGGCTACGGAGGGGCAGCAGAGGGCATCATACCCACCAGTTCCATCAAAG CTCCCAGCATGCACCACAGCAATAGCCACCCATCCATGATGTCAGAGGAGGCCGCAAAAGGAGTAGCTGTAGAGAAATTTGACAGCGTGAAAAAGTGGAGCATTAACACGTACAAG TGCACAAAACAGATGTTTTCGGAGCGCTTCGGTCGTGGAACGAAGACTGTGGACATGGAGCTTGAGGCTCAGATCGATGTGCTAAGAGAGACTAAAATGAAGTACGAGCATATTCTGAGACTAGCACGTGAGCTCACCAACCACTTCTACAACATGGTGCAGACTCAGCAGGCTCTCGGAGACACCTTTGCTGATCTTAGCCAGAAATCACCAGAATTGCAG GATGAGTTTGGCTTTAATGCAGAGACACAAAGACTGCTATGCAAGAATGGAGAGACGCTCCTGGGTGCCATCAATTTCTTTGTGTCCAGCATTAATACACTAGTCAACAAAACCATGGAGGACACACTCATGACCATCAAGATGTATGAGAATGCAAG GCTGGAGTTTGATGCCTACAGGGCCGACCTGGAGGAGTTGAGCGTGGGTCCGCGGGACGCTGCAGCCATGGTGCGCATTGAGATGGCTCAACAGCAGTACCAGATCCATAAAGACAAGTATGAGCGACTGCACAGTGATGTCAGCATCAAACTCAAGTTCTTGGAGGAAAATAAG GTAAAGGTGATGCACAAACAGCTCCTACTGTTTCATAATGCTGTCTCTGCATATTTTGCTGGAAACCAGCAGCAGCTGGAACAGACTCTCAGACAGTTCAATGTGAAATTGAAGCCACCAGGTTCTGACAAGCCATCGTGGCTTGAGGAACAGTGA
- the arfip2a gene encoding arfaptin-2a isoform X4, with translation MTDSILSKAATMEIPINSNGDSRTAEDDSLEQDLQQVMVSGPNLNETSIVSGGYGGAAEGIIPTSSIKDIRFKSRGITPSHSATSWIAHQPGHYPAPSMHHSNSHPSMMSEEAAKGVAVEKFDSVKKWSINTYKCTKQMFSERFGRGTKTVDMELEAQIDVLRETKMKYEHILRLARELTNHFYNMVQTQQALGDTFADLSQKSPELQDEFGFNAETQRLLCKNGETLLGAINFFVSSINTLVNKTMEDTLMTIKMYENARLEFDAYRADLEELSVGPRDAAAMVRIEMAQQQYQIHKDKYERLHSDVSIKLKFLEENKVKVMHKQLLLFHNAVSAYFAGNQQQLEQTLRQFNVKLKPPGSDKPSWLEEQ, from the exons ATGACAGATAGTATTTTGAGCAAAGCTGCCACTATGGAAATCCCCATCAACAGCAATGGGGACAGCAGGACGGCAGAGGATGACAGTCTTGAGCAG GACTTGCAGCAGGTGATGGTGTCTGGACCAAACCTGAATGAAACCAGTATTGTGTCTGGAGGCTACGGAGGGGCAGCAGAGGGCATCATACCCACCAGTTCCATCAAAG ACATCCGCTTCAAATCCAGGGGCATCACTCCCAGTCATTCAGCCACCAGTTGGATAGCACACCAGCCAGGACATTACCCAG CTCCCAGCATGCACCACAGCAATAGCCACCCATCCATGATGTCAGAGGAGGCCGCAAAAGGAGTAGCTGTAGAGAAATTTGACAGCGTGAAAAAGTGGAGCATTAACACGTACAAG TGCACAAAACAGATGTTTTCGGAGCGCTTCGGTCGTGGAACGAAGACTGTGGACATGGAGCTTGAGGCTCAGATCGATGTGCTAAGAGAGACTAAAATGAAGTACGAGCATATTCTGAGACTAGCACGTGAGCTCACCAACCACTTCTACAACATGGTGCAGACTCAGCAGGCTCTCGGAGACACCTTTGCTGATCTTAGCCAGAAATCACCAGAATTGCAG GATGAGTTTGGCTTTAATGCAGAGACACAAAGACTGCTATGCAAGAATGGAGAGACGCTCCTGGGTGCCATCAATTTCTTTGTGTCCAGCATTAATACACTAGTCAACAAAACCATGGAGGACACACTCATGACCATCAAGATGTATGAGAATGCAAG GCTGGAGTTTGATGCCTACAGGGCCGACCTGGAGGAGTTGAGCGTGGGTCCGCGGGACGCTGCAGCCATGGTGCGCATTGAGATGGCTCAACAGCAGTACCAGATCCATAAAGACAAGTATGAGCGACTGCACAGTGATGTCAGCATCAAACTCAAGTTCTTGGAGGAAAATAAG GTAAAGGTGATGCACAAACAGCTCCTACTGTTTCATAATGCTGTCTCTGCATATTTTGCTGGAAACCAGCAGCAGCTGGAACAGACTCTCAGACAGTTCAATGTGAAATTGAAGCCACCAGGTTCTGACAAGCCATCGTGGCTTGAGGAACAGTGA
- the fhdc4 gene encoding FH2 domain-containing protein 1, which yields MIPPPPPPPPPPIAPPPPPPPPPGLFGGSPFTRGPTRASKMRNFNWEAIPKDTVLGKHNIWTAEKSSEFELDTKGMEELFSRDDQKQVQVKKRRSVRQSPSHASGPEMVTILNSKKNMNICIFLKQFRRSVSGMIDDIINCKGERFGTGKLKELCKLLPEDGEVRQLLDFKGDCSTLSEADRFMVQLVKVPCYEERLNCLVLKEEFPHFIDEVNHSVAVMTSAGQELLECADLHSVIRLVLKTGNYMNSGGYAGSAVGFRITSLLKLADTKANKPGMNLMHYVAMQAQKIDASLLRFPEKLQHIGDAARIHKQEIETDFQKEVSKVQVAKQNAGKQPDLEEQMRDFLQNADTRLTETEAAFKNLSAVSDSVSQFFCEDPTQFKLEECCSIFYSFCEKFKRAVQENLQREMVEVKRKQREHTQIAAKRRSTATCSSRDKDIEGVALESILQRASSRQSRRRAGTGSPTQGNLTDTTKQEIHPADNRDIKRHSCIKRAMQSPLMKESTDKDETPMPSEITISNPVQESAETSINKRVSVFTVEEEEVVQTEKEVQNIREVSRKVLQYQSSRSSISSGDALSPILSPRQTFFQEDRRLLIMTIEENTSKSSSLLQNGQIINRRHTIALLEASCENTSQEELFVPSNVNSSPAPSIGVIGKGKSVECGMIATLQNSTKTVKDSDTKPLNSLEESQSVDSSQSQSAEPEVKTEEKFSTGKRNSQTISFKSTKEGFSFMSLFKRWREKDKSN from the exons ATGATACCACCGCCGccgccaccaccaccaccacctatTGCCCcacctccccctccccctccaccCCCTGGCCTCTTCGGTGGAAGCCCGTTTACCAGAGGGCCGACACGGGCGTCTAAAATGCGTAATTTTAATTGGGAGGCCATACCTAAGGACACTGTGCTTGGTAAACATAACATATGGACGGCTGAGAAGAGCAGTGAGTTTGAGTTGGACACCAAAGGTATGGAAGAGCTGTTCAGCCGCGATGACCAGAAACAGGTCCAGGTCAAAAAAAGGCGCAGTGTACGCCAGTCCCCGAGCCATGCCTCAGGACCCGAAATG gtGACCATCCTCAACTCCAAGAAGAACATGAACATTTGTATCTTCCTCAAGCAGTTCAGAAG GTCAGTGAGTGGGATGATTGATGACATTATCAACTGTAAAGGAGAAAGATTTGGTACTGGGAAACTGAAGGAGTTGTGCAAACTCCTGCCAGAGGATGGAGAG GTGCGTCAGCTTCTTGATTTCAAAGGAGACTGTTCAACTCTCTCTGAGGCAGATCGGTTCATGGTACAACTTGTCAAAGTTCCTTG CTATGAAGAACGGTTGAACTGTTTAGTACTCAAAGAGGAATTCCCACACTTTATAGATGAAGTGAATCACTCTGTTGCAGTCATGACCTCTGCTGGACAAG AGCTGTTGGAATGTGCTGATCTACATTCAGTCATTCGACTGGTCTTGAAGACAGGGAACTACATGAACTCT GGAGGGTACGCTGGCAGCGCAGTGGGTTTCCGAATAACATCTCTTCTCAAACTAGCAGATACCAAAGCCAACAAGCCTGGAATGAACCTCATGCACTATGTTGCGATG CAAGCTCAGAAGATCGATGCATCGCTGCTGAGGTTCCCAGAGAAGCTACAGCACATTGGAGATGCAGCAAG GATCCATAAGCAGGAAATCGAAACTGATTTCCAAAAGGAAGTGAGTAAAGTCCAGGTGGCAAAGCAGAATGCTGGTAAACAGCCAGATCTGGAAGAACAGATGAGGGATTTTCTGCAG aaTGCAGACACCAGGTTAACGGAGACTGAGGCAGCGTTCAAAAACCTTTCTGCCGTGAGTGATTCGGTGTCGCAGTTTTTCTGTGAGGATCCCACTCAGTTCAAACTAGAGGAGTGTTGCTCCATTTTCTACTCTTTCTGTGAGAAGTTCAAACGAGCAGTTCAG GAGAATCTTCAACGGGAAATGGTAGAAGTGAAGCGCAAACAGCGAGAGCATACTCAGATTGCAGCCAAGCGGCGTTCCACCGCCACCTGCTCCTCACGAGACAAAGACATTGAAGGAGTTGCACTGGAGTCCATCCTACAGAGGGCTAGCAGTCGCCAATCCCGCCGTAGAGCCGGCACCGGGTCACCCACGCAGGGGAATCTTACTGACACCACCAAACAGGAGATCCATCCCGCTGACAACAGAGATATCAAGAGACACAGCTGCATTAAAAGGGCCATGCAATCCCCCTTGATGAAGGAGAGCACTGATAAGGATGAGACACCCATGCCCTCAGAGATTACAATCTCAAACCCGGTGCAGGAAAGTGCCGAAACCTCAATCAATAAACGTGTCTCTGTATTCACAGTGGAGGAGGAGGAAgttgtgcagacagagaaagaggTGCAAAATATAAGAGAGGTGTCACGGAAAGTTTTACAATACCAGTCCAGTCGAAGTAGCATTTCATCCGGTGACGCCCTGTCACCGATCCTTTCTCCCAGGCAGACGTTCTTCCAGGAAGACAGAAGACTGCTGATCATGACCATAGAAGAAAATACCTCTAAATCCAGCTCTCTGCTGCAGAACGGCCAGATCATCAATCGCCGGCACACAATCGCGCTTCTCGAGGCCAGTTGTGAAAATACCAGCCAAGAGGAACTATTCGTGCCTAGTAATGTAAACTCCTCTCCGGCTCCCTCTATAGGTGTTATTGGAAAAGGGAAATCTGTGGAGTGCGGTATGATTGCCACACTCCAAAACTCCACAAAGACTGTTAAAGATTCAGACACTAAGCCACTTAATTCTCTAGAGGAATCTCAATCTGTTGACTCATCACAATCACAGTCAGCCGAGCCAGAGGTAAAGACAGAAGAGAAGTTTAGTACTGGGAAGAGAAATAGCCAAACAATATCATTTAAAAGCACTAAAGAGGGCTTCAGCTTTATGTCTTTATTTAAGCGTTGGCGTGAAAAAGACAAATCAAATTAG